Proteins found in one Clostridia bacterium genomic segment:
- a CDS encoding CarD family transcriptional regulator, translated as MFNVGDKVVYPMHGAGIIEAVEEKEVLGQCRKYYILRMPLGDMKVMVPVDNVDEVGLRSVIRSSEIPKVLKVLKEGGIDPAPINSWNRRYRANMEKMKSGDIFEVAKVVRSLSVRERQKGLSTGERRMLETARHILISELVLAKGGGREEVESWLEAAMV; from the coding sequence TTGTTTAACGTCGGCGACAAAGTGGTATATCCTATGCACGGGGCAGGGATAATTGAGGCAGTAGAAGAAAAAGAGGTATTGGGACAATGCCGGAAGTATTACATTTTAAGGATGCCTCTTGGCGATATGAAGGTAATGGTACCGGTGGACAATGTGGACGAGGTGGGGTTACGATCGGTAATCAGAAGCTCAGAAATACCTAAGGTGCTAAAGGTGCTAAAAGAGGGGGGTATAGACCCTGCGCCGATAAACAGCTGGAATCGCCGCTACCGAGCCAACATGGAGAAGATGAAGAGCGGCGATATTTTTGAGGTGGCTAAAGTAGTGCGTAGCCTCTCAGTTCGGGAGCGACAGAAGGGGCTTTCTACCGGGGAACGGCGCATGCTAGAGACAGCAAGACACATTCTTATCAGTGAATTGGTATTGGCCAAAGGGGGTGGAAGGGAAGAAGTCGAGTCATGGCTGGAGGCTGCAATGGTATAA
- a CDS encoding PIN/TRAM domain-containing protein — MRLVQITTQKMEGWLHKTPTADVLSGVIGLILGLIIANLFGAPFSRVPLIGPYLPVVFNIFCGYVGFSVGLKKREDLASLLGSIPRWGPRDKEKEKASRSQRFKVLDTSVIIDGRIADVCRSGFLEGTLVVPGFVLEELRHIADSSDLLKRNRGRRGLDILNRIRKEEDVRVQIVEVDYEDLSEVDSKLVRLAQELGAPILTNDFNLNKVAELQGVRVLNINELANAVKPVVLPGEEMVVQVIKEGKEVGQGVGYLDDGTMIVVENGRRYLGQTITVMVTSVLQTQAGRMIFARPKVSEKRAGGVASHANSTTAQAQAHARTSERGDYQWLT; from the coding sequence ATGCGGCTGGTCCAAATTACGACTCAGAAAATGGAGGGTTGGCTACATAAAACCCCGACCGCTGACGTGTTGAGCGGGGTAATCGGACTTATTCTTGGCTTAATAATAGCTAACCTATTTGGGGCACCATTTTCTCGAGTTCCGCTGATTGGACCCTATCTTCCGGTGGTCTTCAATATCTTCTGCGGGTATGTTGGTTTCAGTGTTGGCCTTAAAAAACGGGAGGACCTTGCTTCTCTGCTTGGTTCCATTCCTCGCTGGGGACCTCGGGATAAGGAGAAAGAAAAAGCTTCTAGGTCCCAACGATTCAAGGTGCTAGACACTAGTGTCATTATTGACGGCAGAATAGCAGATGTCTGCCGCAGTGGTTTTTTGGAGGGCACCCTGGTAGTGCCCGGTTTTGTTTTAGAGGAATTGCGACATATTGCTGATTCGTCCGATCTCCTCAAACGCAATCGCGGTCGCCGAGGTTTGGATATCCTAAACCGAATTCGTAAAGAAGAGGACGTTCGGGTGCAGATTGTCGAAGTTGATTATGAGGACCTATCTGAGGTAGACTCGAAACTGGTACGCCTAGCCCAGGAGCTAGGAGCACCTATTCTCACCAATGATTTCAACCTCAATAAGGTGGCAGAGCTGCAAGGGGTGCGGGTGCTTAACATTAATGAGCTGGCCAATGCGGTTAAGCCGGTGGTGCTTCCTGGCGAAGAAATGGTGGTCCAAGTAATTAAGGAGGGCAAAGAAGTGGGCCAGGGGGTTGGCTATCTGGATGATGGCACCATGATTGTGGTGGAAAATGGGCGCAGGTATTTGGGCCAGACCATTACTGTTATGGTTACCAGCGTGCTGCAGACTCAGGCTGGGCGCATGATCTTTGCCCGGCCCAAAGTCAGCGAGAAACGAGCTGGGGGAGTAGCTAGTCACGCAAACTCAACCACTGCTCAGGCCCAAGCGCATGCGCGGACCAGCGAACGGGGCGACTATCAGTGGCTGACCTAG